GGGCAGGGGGGTGACAGGGCTGGTGCCACGTGGCTTCTGTGCCCTGGGGGCTGCAAAGCAGCGGTGCTGGTGCGCGTGGCCCCTGTGCCGCTCGGCTTCCCGGCATCCCTGAAAATCCCTGTCTGGGGGAGTTTGCCCCTTTTATCAGTCCTGGGGCGGCCAAAGGTTGGTTTGTTGGAAAGcgcaggggagagacgtggggaatGAGGTTTAAAAGCGGAGGAGACCTTTGGCTGGCTGCTTTTAGAGTGAGATGAGGCAATTCCCACCCTGCCCAAGGCCAGTTTTGCAGAGGAGCCCCCAGGAACGGGGGTTTCCAGAGGGGCTGCGACCCCGGCACAGCGAGCGGCCCCAGCGGGACCCGCTCCCGGCGGcgctggctgctggccctgcccgCATCCCCCAGCCCTCCGGACAAATCCCCGCTCCGGCTTCCTACCCTGCATCGCTGTTTTCTTCCTCACAAAGAGCCGCCTTGTTTTCCactgctgaaagcagagaaaaaaaagagggagaaaaaactTTCTGAAACTTTGCTCTGTCAAAGGGCAGGAGAGCAAGGAAcgactgcagccagctctccgcAGCCCCGTTTGACAtcccccgccgcagccctgccgccCTCCGGCTCCCCGCCAGCGGCTGCGCGGTTGGGCTCCCTCATCCAGCCGGAAACCAGCCCTTAGTTTGCAGGAGCTGGTTTTTCCGAGTGAGTTTTCAGCTGCCCCAGCCGTGGGCACCGGAGCCAGCGCAGGGAGAGCCGCGGGAGCGGGGGCTGCGCGAGTGCTCCCAGGCTTCCCGGGGGTGAACTGGGCACGCTGCTTCCTTGCCGGCTCCGCAAAACACCTCCTGTCCTTGCTGCGCCTTTGCTCCCGGGCCGGCAGCCCTCGGATGACCCCTTTTCCCCGGGAAAGGGCTTCCGACTGCTCCCGCCTCCTCTCGCAGAGGCTGGCGTGGCTCCCGCGAGCGGCTCCCACGGCCCCATGgcagcccggccccacggcgacGGCGGGCGCTTCCACATCGTCTCGCCCGTCCTGGAGAGCCTGGCCTTGTCCAGGGCGGCGGGCACCAAGGTCTACATGAAGCTGGAGAACGTGCAGCCCACGGGCTCCTTCAAGATTCGGGGCATCGGCTATTTGTGCCAGGAGGTgagcgcggggggccggggcacgTGCGGGggcccctgcccacgccgggCGGCCGGGAGCACCCACGCGGCTGCGTCCGGTCCCGGGGGAGCCCGCGGCACGTGCGGGGGCAGAGGTGAGGTCCCAGCTCCTGCGCGCTCTTGGCTTCCAGGCTGCCAAGAAGGGCTGCCGCCACTTCGTCTGCTCCTCAGGTAACCGGGCTCTGGGCTGGGGCGGCCGGGAGGTGGTTGTGCCTGGGAATAAATCCCGGCTTCCCAGGCCCTTGGCTGCGTGACCCCCCCACTTCTCCCAGCCCCGGTGTAAAGCCAGCAGCACACCCCGGCAGCCCTGCTCTATTGTGGCTGAGGGTCCCCGCGCCACCgcggtgggtgctgggggtccccggTGTCCCTGGCCTCCGCGCTGGGTGGTGAAGCCTTGCGGGTCCTTGCTGTGTGGGGGGAAAGCCAGCTCTCCCCAAAACCGAGGGGGTCCAGGCGGAGGGAGAGGATGGGATCCAGCCTGGGGGAGCCTGGCAGCACGGGGGATGTGGGGGTGGGGATGTGGGGGTGGATCTGGTGGTGGAGATCTGGTGGCGGGgacgtggtggtggtggtggatctGGTGGTGGAGACCTGGTGGTGGAGAcatagtggtggtggtggatcCGGTGGTGGGATCTGGTGGTGGGgacgtggtggtggtggtggtggtggatctggtggtgggatctggtggtggtggggacgtggtggtggatctggtggtggggatgtggtggtggtggtggatctGGTGGTGGGGACGTGGTGGTGGATCTGGTGGTGGggatgtggtggtggtggtggatctggtggtggggacgtggtggtggtgggggatctggtggtggtggggacgtGGTGGTGGGGATCCGATGTGGGATATCTGGTGTGGGGTCCCGGGCAGGTAGGGTGCTCAGGAAGCGAGGGGAGGCTGAGCCGGGTGAGGACACAGCTCCGGGGGGCAGCACCCACCGGTggtgcagcccccccccaccccctggggtgccggggggctcGAGCCCCTGCGTGCCCCCTCGTTTCGGCAGGGGGGAACGCGGGGCTGGCCACGGCCTACGCAGCCAGGAAGCTGGGGCTGCCGGCCACCGTGGTGGTGCCCAGCAGCACCGGCCCGGCCATGGTGCgcaagctgcaggagctgggcgcCGAGGTGGAGGTCTGCGGCCAGGTACCGCGCTGCGCCGTGGCAGTGCCCGCGCtgcctgggggggccccgggggcctcATCCTGACCGCGGCGCGCCCCGTGGGGCCGTGCATGGGCGCGGAGCCCGcgatccccatccccatcccgaaccgccctcctcctgcagccagcgCGCCCGGCATGGCCGCGGGGCGACCCGCGGTGCCGAGGGGCTCACGGCCGGGAAGGCGGCGGGGTGGCGCACGGTGCTGCACATGCCGGTCGCGGGcaccgcgggggcaccgtgccgGGGTGTGAGGGCTGCCCGCGCCTTCCCCAGGTGTGGGATGAGGCCAACAAGCGAGCGCAGGAGCTGGCCCAGGCCGAGGGCTGGGTGAGCATCCACCCCTTCGACCACCCGCTGATCTGGTGAGTGCAGCGcccggcccctccggcccccccggcccccccggcacccggccCCGAGCTgcgggcagccgccccggggccgTGGCCACCCCGGCTGCCCCGTGCCGCAGGCAGGGCCACGCCAGCCTGGTGCGGGAGCTGCGGGAGTCGCTGGAGAGCAAGCCGGGCGCCGTGCTGCTGTCGgtgggcggcggggggctgctggCCGGCGTCGTGGCCGGCCTGCGCGAGGTCGGCTGGCCGGACGTGCCCGTCGTGGCCGCCGA
This is a stretch of genomic DNA from Dromaius novaehollandiae isolate bDroNov1 chromosome 17, bDroNov1.hap1, whole genome shotgun sequence. It encodes these proteins:
- the SDSL gene encoding serine dehydratase-like; translated protein: MAARPHGDGGRFHIVSPVLESLALSRAAGTKVYMKLENVQPTGSFKIRGIGYLCQEAAKKGCRHFVCSSGGNAGLATAYAARKLGLPATVVVPSSTGPAMVRKLQELGAEVEVCGQVWDEANKRAQELAQAEGWVSIHPFDHPLIWQGHASLVRELRESLESKPGAVLLSVGGGGLLAGVVAGLREVGWPDVPVVAAETWGAHSLHAALEAGRLVSLPDITSVAKCLGAKTVAARVLQCAQECGVISQVVEDAEAVRAMEQFLDDERLLVEPACGAVLALLYAGHLRRLQREGRLAAALASVVVVVCGGSGVQAAELPALKRQLGLA